A single window of Hyla sarda isolate aHylSar1 chromosome 2, aHylSar1.hap1, whole genome shotgun sequence DNA harbors:
- the LOC130357400 gene encoding piggyBac transposable element-derived protein 4-like, with amino-acid sequence MSGTSQRMYSLEEAYEFLASEMESVSDDGDPTFLISSSSSSSSSSDSDVPPPRRRRRRATAAAAALPGPSRLSEPSEPSDSIWVDPGQFTPQIPGFTGNAGMQFPFAGLAEKDFFKFFFTDELLEHLVAQTNIYANQYITAHPTSSYAHPNRWTPVTPSEMAKFWGIMLSMGLLKKPSIRSYWTHDLLYNTPMYRMAMSRTRFEQIMRFLHYNDNATCPPRDHPSYDRLYKIRPLIDHLNAVFQAAYVPGREISIDESLVHFKGRLQFRQYLPSKRARYGVKMYKLCESASGYTYRFRVYEGKDSSIEPPECPPVLGITGKIVWDLVHPILDQGYHLYLDNFYTSVPLFKCLTARGTVACGTVRKNQRGLPKPLLAHLMRKHESRALCSDGILCVRYKDKREVLVLTTIHGHATTPFSVRGAPTEIYKPDCILAYNKFMGGVDLSDQVLKPYSAMRKTRAWYKKLAVHMVQMALYNAFVLYRHAGQRGTFLEFQEVVIRNLIFEDQEDAGPSTSESSRIVPGQHFPSEIPHTGKKGRTQKKCRVCYKRGIRRDTTYQCETCPTQPRLCISCFKIYHTSLQF; translated from the coding sequence ATGTCAGGCACATCACAGCGGATGTATTCGCTGGAGGAGGCCTATGAATTTTTGGCCTCAGAAATGGAGTCTGTGAGCGATGATGGGGACCCTACATTCCTAATCTCATCCTCATCCTCATCTTCATCCTCATCAGACTCGGACGTGCCACCCCCAAGGAGGCGACGCAGGCGGGCCACTGCAGCGGCCGCTGCGTTACCAGGCCCATCAAGGCTTTCTGAGCCCTCGGAGCCCTCTGACTCCATATGGGTAGACCCAGGCCAATTCACACCCCAAATTCCTGGGTTTACAGGGAATGCAGGGATGCAATTCCCATTTGCTGGGTTGGCAGAAAAAGACTTTTTTAAGTTCTTTTTCACCGATGAGCTGCTAGAGCATTTGGTTGCGCAAACAAATATCTACGCCAACCAATATATTACTGCACACCCCACCTCTAGTTATGCTCATCCGAATAGGTGGACCCCTGTGACCCCATCAGAGATGGCAAAATTTTGGGGTATAATGCTGAGCATGGGGCTTCTGAAGAAACCCAGTATCCGCTCATACTGGACCCACGACCTGCTATATAACACCCCCATGTACCGCATGGCAATGAGCAGGACACGTTTTGAGCAGATAATGAGGTTTCTGCATTATAATGATAATGCCACTTGTCCACCTAGAGACCACCCTAGCTATGACCGGCTATATAAAATTCGTCCACTTATAGACCACCTAAATGCCGTGTTCCAGGCGGCATATGTCCCAGGAAGGGAAATCTCAATTGACGAGTCCCTGGTGCACTTCAAGGGCAGGCTACAATTCCGCCAGTACCTGCCCAGCAAAAGGGCACGGTATGGGGTAAAGATGTACAAGCTCTGTGAAAGTGCATCAGGATACACGTACCGTTTTCGTGTATATGAGGGGAAAGACTCGTCAATTGAACCCCCAGAGTGCCCCCCTGTCCTGGGAATTACAGGCAAGATAGTATGGGATTTGGTGCACCCCATACTAGACCAGGGATACCACCTCTACCTGGACAATTTCTACACCAGCGTTCCCCTATTCAAGTGCCTCACTGCACGTGGGACAGTAGCATGTGGCACTGTCcgtaaaaaccagagaggcctccccaaACCTCTTCTGGCACACCTCATGCGGAAGCATgagagcagggcactgtgcagcgATGGCATATTGTGTGTGAGATACAAGGACAAGAGAGAGGTCCTTGTACTCACCACAATACATGGCCACGCCACCACCCCGTTTTCTGTACGTGGGGCCCCTACAGAAATCTATAAGCCAGACTGCATCCTGGCTTACaataagttcatgggaggggtggacttGTCTGACCAGGTGCTAAAGCCATACAGCGCCATGAGAAAGACAAGGGCGTGGTACAAGAAACTGGCTGTGCATATGGTACAGATGGCCTTATATAACGCCTTTGTCCTGTACCGACATGCCGGCCAGAGGGGAACGTTCTTGGAGTTTCAGGAGGTGGTCATAAGGAACCTCATATTTGAGGACCAGGAAGATGCAGGCCCCAGCACTTCCGAGTCCTCACGGATTGTGCCAGGGCAGCATTTCCCCAGTGAAATTCCCCACACTGGGAAGAAGGGGAGGACCCAAAAGAAGTGCAGGGTCTGCTATAAAAGAGGGATCCGCCGGGACACTACATACCAGTGTGAGACCTGCCCAACTCAGCCGAGACTGTGCATCTCATGTTTTAAAATTTATCACACATCCCTGCAATTTTAA